DNA from Brassica napus cultivar Da-Ae chromosome C4, Da-Ae, whole genome shotgun sequence:
CTTCAAACTGTTGCAGCTTGGTTCCATTCGCATGACTCCCTGTGACTTCTTCCTTTGTTTAACTGCAATGGTATACCCAGATTTTACCGAGTAACATCCTGAGTTAGTGTGCTTCAAGCTATAGCCATCTTTGCGTCCAGTTTTTCTGATTCGTAGTGATAGAATACGTGGGATGTCCTCTGGGGCAATCACTTCATGTATTAAGTCGACCTTCCATTCGTTGCTGTCGAAATCAATGAGGTGGTGTACTCTCAGATCTTTATCGATGGCCACTGACTTTGGCTTTACTGCACAAGCTGGATCAGTAGGAATCCATATGTCTTCCCAAACTTTCGTCTCCGACCCTGTTCCAATGGTTCTTTTAATCCCGTCAACTATGATCGTTTTTGCCGCCATAAGGCTGTTCCACCCAAAAGATGGGGAGTGTGCTTTCCCTCTTAGTAGAGGGTTTGTGTGTCTATAGTATCGACCTTTCAAAACTCTAGCTATAAGGGAATGTGGATGTGTGAGCGGCCGCCACACTTGTTTAGCGAGTAAAGCCAAATTAAAATCTCAAAAGTCTCTGAATCCCAGTCCTCCTTCTTCTACTGGTACACAAATTTTATCCCGTGCAACCCAATGCATACCTCGATTATTGTTACTCGTACTCCACAAGAAACGCGCCACTGCGGCAAAAAGTTTGTTACAAATATCTAGTGGGATCAGGTAACAAGACATCACGTAAGTCCGTATAGCCTGGGCCACTGACTTAATCTGCACCTCCTTTCCACCCTTTGATAAGAGATTTCTATACCAAGAATTAATTCTTCCATTCATCCGCTCTTGTACAAGtgaaaaaacttgtttttttgaCCCACACATTTTCTTCGGCATACCCAAGTACATTCCCATTCCACCTTCCTTGTTGATACCCAGTGATCTTTTCAGATCGTTTTTTGTGGACGCTATGACTTTAGAACCGAACAGAACTGaagattttgaataattcagttGTTGTCCTGAGGCTTTCCCATAGACGTCGATGATACGAACCAATTCTTTGCATTGTGATTGCTCTGCTTTGCAAAAGAAAAGGCTATCGTCTGCAAAGGGCAGATGACAGATGGCGGGGTTCTCTCTAGCGATCTTGATTCCCGTAATAGTGTGGTCTCTCTCGGCCTGTTTTATATGTGATATCAGAACTTCAGTGCATAAAATAAACAGGAACGGTGAGAGCTGCTCGCCTTGTCTGAGGCCCCGTGACAGGGTGATGTTCCCTTTGCTTCTCCATTTATCAAGACCTGATACGTGACAGAATTGATGCATTTTATGATCCTTGCAACCCACTGCTGGTCAAAGCTGAACTTCAATAGTAGGGCTTCCATAAAACCCCACTCTACACGGTCGTACGCTTTACTCATATATGTCTTAATCACCACAAACTTTTCTTTTCAGATCGGATTCGTACGAAGTGCATGGAACATTTCTTGTGCTACAAGGATATTATCCGTAATGAGTCTCTCTGCTATGAACGCCGTCTGCGTCTCCGATATGATTTTTGGGAGGATGCGTTTCAGTCCCGATGATAAAATCTTTGAGATGATCTTATATCCCACATTACAAAGACTGGTCGGTCGGAATTCGGTCATTGACTCTGGTCTATCAGTCTTTGGTATCAGACAGATGTTGGTTCTATTCAATCTCGGATCCAGCTCTCCTGTCTCAAAGAAACCTCTGACCATGCTGCAAACATCCTTCCCCACTGAGCTCCAAAAGCGTTGATAAAATAGGCTGGTTATGCCGTCTGGACCAGGAGTTTATAGCAAATGTGGCTTCTTTGATCTCCTCATCCTGAGGGAGGCGTATGAAACGTTGGTTCATCACCTCAGTAACTGACGCGGTAATATACCGGAGTGATTCTTCGATAGTATTTGGGTTTGTTGTAGTGAACAACTACTGGAAATACTCGGAGGCTACTACCACAATATCGTCCTCAATACTAACCCATTGATGCATAGAGTTTTTCAGTAGAGTTATTCTATTACGGGCTCGGCGTTGCTTTTTTTTCGTATAAAAGTACTTTGTGTTTCGGTCTCTCGCTCGCAACCACAAAACTAGACTCTTTTGTTTCCAATAGAGCTCCTCCTCCCTATAAGCCGCACAGAGTTTCCACTTCAATTCCAGTTCTTCTTCACTCGAGATGCTTTCATCATTCTGCACCGTAATTTACTTAAATGTTTTGAACTACATATTTTCAAAAgttaactaattaattaaatggTTAACTATGGCTCACACAACAAACCCAACCCTTAAAATGATGATGGTTTGACATTTGAGAACATATAATTAGGACTGTGTCTATATAATACTCAACAAGTTTAGATTGTAGTATTATGCAGTCAACATGTTTCGAGATCAAAAACATTCAACGAAACGTAAATATATCGACGTCTCACATAGCTTTGTTATGAAGCTGATGAAATGATTGCAAGAAGACATAGTTTTGCAAACATCATTTGTTGTTAAGGTATAAACGTTTGTTTGATTAAAATGTAATAGGATAAAGATATTCGTTTGTTTTTATAgggttaaattatattttggttattaTAATAGGTTAGGTTAAAAATGAAGAGGTCCAACAACTTTTTTTACTTGAtttatgaaaaggaaaaaagtttGTTAACTACGCCAAGTATTATAAAATATGGCGGAAAACATCTCAAATATCAGAATATGTGAATAACATCACAACGTTTATGTTAATCAATGTCACGTGTAcgaagtaaaaataaatatggtgaTAACTACATAATCAGGTTTAGTTGATTTTAACATTAATAAATGGGGTCAATCTGTAATTTTGTAAATCTACACTCCAATTAAATAAATCCAACCCAACCCAACTCATTAAACCCGACCCGGATGCAAATTTGTTCCCCAAATCAATTTAAGGTTCTTAATCtaaaactaggataagacctgcgccttgcgcagggtggatttatttgtatatattatcgatagttttttttatatatgtgatcattttatttatatatataaaatattttttgttgttattattatataatttctttccgatggatcggatcaatttttattaaaaataatggaacaaaaccataattaatacatcatgggttgatcggattggacattaaacaaattatgaaataaaaaccttcttttttccatcgaacacattcttgaaaaaagtgaacagtattgttttcatagttgaattattttgacttttatcttccatatggttttgaaagctttcgaatcaaccatcgaattgatacatgtcattttaatgtttttagtcgtatacttaaggaaaacttacatttttgtaatttaaagtcgttttaaaaaattcaaaatacaacatctaagaaaaaatctaacatataagaaaaatctaacatataaggtgtcctcatttttgtattttaaagtcgtttttaaaaaaaaaacatataaggtttcctcatttttttaatttaaagtcattttaaaaaattcaaaatataacatataagaaaaaatctaattttttattatacactacaagaaaacatattttttacgagggcggtattcgttgtaaattcgtcgtaataggggctttacgacgaattaacatcgatacgcgtttcgttgttaaacgctcgtcgtaacggaggtttcgtcgtaaagtcctagttacgtttacgaggaagtcaattcctcgtaaagcggaaGGAAACTATTCGTCGTAATGCCCTCGTAATAGTTCGTTGTAAAAGCCACGTAAGGCTTCcacgtaaagtcgatgtaaactttacgaggactttacaacgactccatgtaaattcctcgtaaatgttaCGAGGACTTAACGTGGaattttacaacgaatttacatctccatatttaaaatattaattaattataataattatataaattttataaaacaataattttaaaatttaaaatatttgaaataaaattaaatatgaaaccaaataatttttttaaaaaaactataaattcattaattaaatagaatttaaattttttatacaaaacaaaagaaattaaaaaaggaaactaaaggcCAACATCATCGTCATCGAAGTAGTTGGCTGAGGGGTTCGGGTCTGTAGACGTTCCTGCTTCGGGATCCGGTTGGCTCATCCCGAGAGCTGCTCGTCTCTCCGCCAAAGCTCTCTGCAAAGTTGGATTTCCCACCGCCATCACATCCAGCAAACCCTCCAGAGAGTCCAAACGCTGCTGCTGGGTATCCATGCGAGCCTGCATCCGGTCGTGGTCCTGGTCCCGTCTCGAATAGTATGACGAAgtcgcccttgcaacttcgttaacggaACCTATTCCGACCGTCCTTcccttctttctaggagccacctatatgtatatatataaaaacgtatttagagttaataataaaataaagaaaaaaaattaaaattattaaattttacctcCTCGAAGATCCGGTCGACCTCTTCGGTTGACAacttgacgggtaatccatctgcAGACTGTTGGGTAAGTTGCGTCTCTTGCTCTTCAACCCGAGACGCCACAGCGTTGAAGAGTTTCtcggatgcaggatccacaaaaaccccATCTGGtgaggcgtgagtcatcttgaataagtccgagagagatggcaaaactcccgtcttctccaactaataaacaacaataataaataaattaaatataattaataaatacaagtttaaaataatgaaaattataaatttaaataaaacttacagcttcgagACGAATTCCGGCATGGGGTTTTTGGCCGGTTCTATGAACCATGGGCAAATGGCCATCTTTATCCCTCGTTCTTCGGGAAGCGGAGCAGGAGTTGGCTTTGCGGATGGAGCtgggttcgttccaatagatgatgaggccatcccatgcTTCCTTTGTGACCCCGCTCGGCTTCCCCTCATAGCCGtaaatctcccacttgtccttccaatcggagacggTGTTGCAAAGACGAGTTTTCGCCTTTGCAATAAATTCgctcttcaccctctcggtgattcctacGGACCAGTTCCACCTTTgctgaaaaaacaaacattttaaaagattagaaaaaaaataataattatttaattaacaatataaatattaataatatgtaaatataattaccgcaaaacatttaaaccacgtcgtCTTGACGTGATCGGGAGTCATGGTCCAGTTGGGATAAGGGCCGTCATAATATCCCTTCATCGTCtctgaaacgctccggctaacacggttgttagccccaaacctgcaaatataacaaatttgttaaaaaaattgatcaaagattttaaatttaaaattaataattttatgtacttACCAATAAGTACCCGGGGGTCTATCGGGATCCAGAACGTGTAAACCCTCTCGTccgggctgggcaagcaaatcctcgacGGTGTATCTTGCGAATAGTGCATGAGCTGGCACCCGCAAATCGGGATGAACTGCAGCCGGTGGGGCAGGCTGATCCGGGGCGACAGGTGGAGCTGGTGGGGGAGGCATCTGagatggaagaggaggaggggtCGAAGAAACTCTCCGAGATGTGTGAGAGTCCGGAACTGTCCCggaagaagacgatggaccgctaGAGGAAGATCTATCGCCAAACAAATCCGCATACGTAGGTGCAGGAGCTGCTGGTCTcggtctaggagccatctagaaaatttaaaaaaaataaattaatatatatcctaaacgaattgtttaaaataattttctaaactaatcatctaaactaattccgttaactaatcacctaaactaattccctaaactaatcacctaaactaaccacctaaactataaaagaaaaaaaaaagatagagagagaaagttaccTTAGAGGGGGAGAGGAGTTAGGGAGGAAGATACGAGCAGTGCTCGTCTGAAAGATTTctcccatatatataaaaacggtttcctcgtaatttcgtcgtaatgTTACGAGGAAGTTACCAGACCCATGTtttcgtttacgacgaagttaccaggcccgtgttttggtttacgacgaagttaccaggcccgtgttttttcatttacgacaaagttaccaggcccgtgttttttcatttacgacgaagttactaggaaatagtattttatgttacgacgaatttacatgtaaataatattttatgttacgacgaagttaccaggcccgtgtttttatttacaacgaatttacgagGAAAGTATGAAACCCCGAAAgtcaaatccctaaaccccaaagttaTCATCTTTACCATTATCACTCATTCATACTTTCATCCTCTTTATCCAACTAAAACCCTTAActtcaacaaaataaaaatttttaccTTAAGAAATAGATATTATACATGACAACTTATAGTACACATACATTAAGTATCTCACTTAAGCAATAAAAAACAACATTGGGTACAATATTTTGTAAAgataaaaacaacatttgttacatgtATTACATCATTCTGAATCGTTTGAGTTCTCATCAACATCTGAACAGTCATCGTCGTCACTACaatcgaactcgtcttcacgtgcttcatctgtcgcatcttcgggaagatCTTCATATTGATGGTTATTTGGGTCGATCAGAAGATTTTCATCAAGTTGTTGATCAGGAACCTCAACTTCATTAATagcatcttcttcttgcaatggtggttcttctccagcaaCAATTCGTCCAcaaggtgtaattttgatagtaGCCAACCAATTAATCCCAGAACTTCGAAGGCGAGGGTATGGAAGAAAGCTAACTTGTTCAGCCTGGGAAGCTaggatgaaaggctcgaatttattgtatcttctcccagagttgacatccacaacaccaattGGTgttgagatatggaggaggactatCTCTGACAACTGTTGTCCGGTTTCCTCCACGCGGCACCGTTTCCAGAGCTCCATAATAATCAATTTCTGCTAGGATATGTTgtccggtgagatatggaggaggactaaCTCTGACAACTTTTTTGTAtctaaacaatgtcttatttcttcggtacggatgggagatgggaagaaatcgacgatgacaatcaaaccaacaactctttctaccattcttcagttgaaaagcatctgtCGATCCACGACAAattggacaagataatcttccatgagTTGTCCACCCAGACAATATCCCATAAGCAGGAAAGTCACTAATCGTCCAACTCCGTATCTCGTAGATATTGCATCCATCAGCCATTTTTTTTAgttgtgtttttcagtttttcttttttcttagatttgttGGTGTGTTTTTAGCATtgagaaatgacatatatatagaagatttTCGAGTTTGGTAGGTAAAGGTTTAACAAGTATTTTACAACGCAATGTATTACTACGGATTTACAACTTTTTTACAAGGATTTTACATCCACTTTACAAGGAATTTAGTTAGGTATAAAGCACACTTAATACACGTTTCGACCAAGTATAACGGTAACCCGATTCGTTGTAAAATACTTGTTAAATTACAACGCCATTACGAGGAAATACGccattacgaggaaatataaggAAATAGGATTCCTCGTAAAGTCCTTGTAACATTACAACgtctttacgaggaaagatAAGGAAacaggattcgtcgtaaagtccttgTTACATTACAAAGCGTTTACGTGGAATTTAA
Protein-coding regions in this window:
- the LOC125586073 gene encoding putative uncharacterized protein DDB_G0287893, whose protein sequence is MELWKRCRVEETGQQLSEIVLLHISTPIASQAEQVSFLPYPRLRSSGINWLATIKITPCGRIVAGEEPPLQEEDAINEVEVPDQQLDENLLIDPNNHQYEDLPEDATDEAREDEFDCSDDDDCSDVDENSNDSE